From one Trifolium pratense cultivar HEN17-A07 linkage group LG1, ARS_RC_1.1, whole genome shotgun sequence genomic stretch:
- the LOC123902203 gene encoding flap endonuclease 1 isoform X1 produces MGIKGLTKLLADNAPKSMKENKFESYFGRKIAVDASMSIYQFLIVVGRSGTEMLTNEAGEVTSHLQGMFSRTIRLLEAGMKPVYVFDGKPPEMKNQELKKRLSKRAEATAGLSEAIETDNKEDIEKFSKRTVKVTKQHNDDCKRLLRLMGVPVVEAPSEAEAQCAALCKAGKVYAVASEDMDSLTFGAPKFLRHLMDPSSKKVPVMEFDIAKILEELNLTMDQFIDLCILSGCDYCDNIRGIGGLTALKLIRQHGSIETILENLSKERYQIPDDWPYQEARRLFKEPEVSTDDEVLNLKWSPPDEEGLITFLVNENGFNSDRVTKAIEKIKAAKNKSSQGRLESFFKPTANPSVPIKRKESKCMLRSFKPAIDHKMSSLRISNQSRSMGFGKLSMPIYNMGSKLSVSLSRGVCFGS; encoded by the exons ATGGGTATTAAG GGTTTAACGAAGCTTTTAGCTGACAATGCCCCCAAATCCATGAAGGAGAACAAATTCGAGAGCTATTTTGGCCGAAAGATCGCTGTTGATGCCAGCATGAGCATTTACCAGTTTCTT aTTGTTGTGGGAAGAAGTGGAACTGAAATGCTGACTAATGAAGCTGGTGAAGTTACTAG TCATTTGCAAGGAATGTTTTCACGGACAATCAGACTTCTAGAAGCGGGGATGAAGCcagt ATATGTTTTTGATGGGAAGCCACCGGAGATGAAGAATCAAGAGCTGAAAAAACG GCTTTCAAAGAGAGCTGAGGCTACCGCGGGTTTGTCAGAAGCTATAGAG ACTGACAATAAGGAAGATATTGAAAAATTCAGTAAACGGACAGTGAAG GTGACAAAGCAACATAATGATGACTGCAAAAGACTTTTAAGACTCATGGGAGTCCCCGTTGTTGAG GCGCCCTCCGAAGCAGAGGCTCAGTGTGCTGCTCTTTGCAAAGCTGGAAAG GTGTATGCTGTGGCTTCTGAAGACATGGACTCCTTAACGTTTGGAGCTCCTAAATTCCTCCGCCATCTAATGGATCCTAGCTCAAAGAAGGTTCCAGTAATGGAATTTGACATTGCAAAG ATTTTGGAGGAGCTAAATCTGACCATGGACCAATTTATTGACTTGTGTATTCTTTCTGGGTGTGATTACTGTGACAACATTCGAG GTATTGGGGGGCTAACAGCTTTGAAGCTCATACGCCAACATGGCTCTATCGAAACTATACTGGAAAACCTAAGCAAAGAgag GTACCAGATACCAGATGATTGGCCGTATCAGGAGGCTCGACGACTTTTTAAAGAACCAGAGGTCTCAACTGATGATGAAGTACTTAATCTTAAGTGGTCTCCTCCAGATGAAGAA GGGTTAATAACTTTTCTAGTAAATGAGAATGGGTTCAACAGTGACAGGGTGACAAAG GCAATAGAGAAAATTAAAGCGGCAAAGAACAAGTCATCACAAGGCCG ATTGGAATCATTTTTTAAGCCAACAGCAAATCCATCTGTACCTATCAAACGGAAG GAAAGCAAATGCATGCTTAGATCATTCAAACCAGCAATTGATCATAAGATGTCCTCTCTGCGAATTTCTAACCAGTCAAGGTCCATGGGTTTTGGCAAGTTGAGCATGCCGATCTATAATATGGGTTCCAAGCTTTCAGTATCATTGTCTAGAGGTGTATGCTTTGGTTCCTGA
- the LOC123902203 gene encoding flap endonuclease 1 isoform X2 — MGIKGLTKLLADNAPKSMKENKFESYFGRKIAVDASMSIYQFLIVVGRSGTEMLTNEAGEVTSHLQGMFSRTIRLLEAGMKPVYVFDGKPPEMKNQELKKRLSKRAEATAGLSEAIETDNKEDIEKFSKRTVKVTKQHNDDCKRLLRLMGVPVVEAPSEAEAQCAALCKAGKVYAVASEDMDSLTFGAPKFLRHLMDPSSKKVPVMEFDIAKILEELNLTMDQFIDLCILSGCDYCDNIRGIGGLTALKLIRQHGSIETILENLSKERYQIPDDWPYQEARRLFKEPEVSTDDEVLNLKWSPPDEEGLITFLVNENGFNSDRVTKAIEKIKAAKNKSSQGRLESFFKPTANPSVPIKRKETPQNDAKAKGSNKKAKAGGGKKKK, encoded by the exons ATGGGTATTAAG GGTTTAACGAAGCTTTTAGCTGACAATGCCCCCAAATCCATGAAGGAGAACAAATTCGAGAGCTATTTTGGCCGAAAGATCGCTGTTGATGCCAGCATGAGCATTTACCAGTTTCTT aTTGTTGTGGGAAGAAGTGGAACTGAAATGCTGACTAATGAAGCTGGTGAAGTTACTAG TCATTTGCAAGGAATGTTTTCACGGACAATCAGACTTCTAGAAGCGGGGATGAAGCcagt ATATGTTTTTGATGGGAAGCCACCGGAGATGAAGAATCAAGAGCTGAAAAAACG GCTTTCAAAGAGAGCTGAGGCTACCGCGGGTTTGTCAGAAGCTATAGAG ACTGACAATAAGGAAGATATTGAAAAATTCAGTAAACGGACAGTGAAG GTGACAAAGCAACATAATGATGACTGCAAAAGACTTTTAAGACTCATGGGAGTCCCCGTTGTTGAG GCGCCCTCCGAAGCAGAGGCTCAGTGTGCTGCTCTTTGCAAAGCTGGAAAG GTGTATGCTGTGGCTTCTGAAGACATGGACTCCTTAACGTTTGGAGCTCCTAAATTCCTCCGCCATCTAATGGATCCTAGCTCAAAGAAGGTTCCAGTAATGGAATTTGACATTGCAAAG ATTTTGGAGGAGCTAAATCTGACCATGGACCAATTTATTGACTTGTGTATTCTTTCTGGGTGTGATTACTGTGACAACATTCGAG GTATTGGGGGGCTAACAGCTTTGAAGCTCATACGCCAACATGGCTCTATCGAAACTATACTGGAAAACCTAAGCAAAGAgag GTACCAGATACCAGATGATTGGCCGTATCAGGAGGCTCGACGACTTTTTAAAGAACCAGAGGTCTCAACTGATGATGAAGTACTTAATCTTAAGTGGTCTCCTCCAGATGAAGAA GGGTTAATAACTTTTCTAGTAAATGAGAATGGGTTCAACAGTGACAGGGTGACAAAG GCAATAGAGAAAATTAAAGCGGCAAAGAACAAGTCATCACAAGGCCG ATTGGAATCATTTTTTAAGCCAACAGCAAATCCATCTGTACCTATCAAACGGAAG GAAACACCGCAGAATGATGCTAAAGCTAAAGGAAGTAACAAGAAAGCTAAGGCCGGTGGCggtaagaagaaaaaatag
- the LOC123891267 gene encoding uncharacterized protein LOC123891267, whose amino-acid sequence MSNSPITSPTKNNDEPPLTHPIDPLSQQITIAYPLQTVFPEESTTKKVSSSKKGSRARKSTSSPATTKVSNQKGKKSKSKSVYKSVHTMQELYIKNLEEPNVDASAGATVNEKTTSPFDLKSVPLGLSNPRSAENLGKKDLETSVSADDDIGAYSKAKFDSVLELIKKFSTKQDAAHHATASTVPVDFNSSLVADSPERNVDPDNTPNKTVPNSTDPNTPIIHPGSDNVIDNTPDADHLSNAAANDNPGDSHQVVIDVDNFNSSGVRQPPASMSRRLRSSASKEKDVSGTPAKTPQKKATVVGPKKQWSKVIGPSESKKKSLKRKVVSSSDSDFEDDAAAPIAASSQKAAKKKKTVEDIPPVPIDNISFHRVENAERWKIVVNRRLALERNLHEDFLECQEIMDLINKAGLLKTVTGLGNCYEKLTREFLVNVTADCGNPLSSEYLKVFVRGRCVDFSPAIINQSLGRSTDPSPELEVSMKKICSILTGGGMKTWPRTGKLPAAKLTAKYALLNKIAASNWVPTTHSNSVATGLAKFIYAVGTGTCYDYGTHIFHATILHGSSTAVKMPIAFPTLICSIILSQHPDICTTSDVPVSRPSALTMDFRLLEGKHAADIAVASLKTPAVGMTKRQMIANLREVSNMLGEKKELIDGVIQALELEQTKANEDGVGPSHDVSHDDDLAGGDTVEEEMASDESPSI is encoded by the coding sequence ATGTCAAACTCTCCAATCACTTCGCCGACCAAGAACAACGACGAGCCACCACTAACACACCCAATCGACCCACTCTCGCAACAAATCACCATTGCTTATCCCTTACAAACCGTGTTTCCAGAAGAATCGACAACGAAGAAGGTCTCGTCGAGTAAGAAGGGGAGTCGAGCACGCAAATCAACTTCATCCCCTGCTACAACGAAGGTTTCGAATCAAAAGGGTAAGAAATCGAAATCTAAATCTGTTTACAAATCTGTTCATACAATGCAAGAACTATACATTAAGAACTTAGAAGAACCAAATGTTGATGCTAGTGCTGGAGCAACTGTAAATGAGAAAACAACCTCTCCGTTTGATTTAAAGTCTGTTCCCTTAGGATTATCAAACCCTAGGTCTGCTGAGAATTTGGGGAAAAAGGATTTAGAGACCTCTGTTAGTGCTGATGATGATATTGGGGCTTATTCTAAAGCCAAATTTGACTCTGTGTTGgaattaattaagaaattttCCACTAAGCAGGATGCTGCACATCATGCTACAGCATCTACAGTGCCTGTTGATTTTAATAGCTCTTTGGTGGCTGATTCTCCTGAGAGGAATGTTGATCCTGACAACACTCCTAACAAGACTGTCCCTAATTCTACTGATCCTAATACTCCTATTATCCATCCTGGGTCTGATAATGTGATTGATAATACTCCTGATGCTGATCATCTGTCTAATGCTGCTGCTAATGATAATCCTGGTGATAGTCATCAAGTTGTAATTGATGTTGACAACTTCAATTCTAGTGGTGTAAGACAACCTCCTGCCTCTATGTCTAGGAGGTTAAGAAGTAGTGCTAGCAAAGAAAAAGATGTCTCTGGTACCCCTGCCAAGACTCCACAAAAGAAGGCTACTGTTGTTGGTCCTAAGAAGCAGTGGAGTAAGGTTATTGGACCCTCTGAGTCCAAGAAGAAAAGCCTGAAGAGAAAGGTTGTCTCCTCAAGTGATTCAGACTTTGAGGATGATGCTGCAGCACCTATTGCAGCATCCTCACAGAAGGCTGCTAAGAAAAAGAAGACTGTGGAAGATATTCCTCCTGTTCCTATTGATAATATATCCTTCCATCGTGTAGAAAATGCAGAAAGGTGGAAAATTGTGGTTAACAGAAGATTAGCTTTGGAAAGAAACTTGCATGAAGACTTTCTTGAATGTCAAGAGATTATGGACTTGATCAATAAGGCTGGGCTGCTGAAGACTGTGACTGGTCTTGGAAACTGTTATGAGAAATTGACCAGAGAATTCTTGGTCAATGTTACAGCTGATTGTGGTAATCCTCTGAGCTCTGAGTACTTGAAAGTTTTTGTTAGAGGAAGGTGTGTGGACTTCTCTCCAGCCATCATCAATCAAAGTCTGGGAAGGAGTACTGATCCCTCACCTGAGTTAGAAGTATCTATGAAAAAGATCTGCAGCATTCTCACAGGTGGTGGTATGAAGACTTGGCCTAGGACTGGAAAGTTGCCTGCTGCAAAATTGACTGCCAAATATGCACTTCTCAACAAAATTGCAGCTTCTAACTGGGTCCCCACTACACATTCCAACAGTGTAGCTACAGGTCTGGcaaaatttatatatgctgtaggtaCTGGTACATGCTATGATTATGGCACTCATATTTTTCATGCTACAATTCTCCATGGCTCTTCTACTGCTGTAAAAATGCCTATAGCATTTCCCACTCTGATCTGTAGTATTATCTTGTCTCAACATCCTGACATCTGCACTACCTCTGATGTGCCTGTCTCTAGACCCTCAGCTTTAACCATGGATTTTAGATTATTGGAAGGAAAACATGCTGCCGACATTGCTGTAGCATCTTTGAAGACACCAGCTGTAGGTATGACCAAGAGACAGATGATTGCTAATCTCAGGGAGGTTAGTAATATGCTAGGTGAGAAGAAAGAGCTGATAGATGGTGTAATCCAAGCCTTGGAGCTTGAGCAGACAAAGGCAAATGAGGATGGAGTTGGTCCTTCCCATGATGTTTCTCATGATGATGATCTTGCAGGTGGTGACACTGTAGAAGAGGAAATGGCCTCTGATGAAAGCCCCTCCATATGA
- the LOC123902205 gene encoding protein NRT1/ PTR FAMILY 4.5-like, which yields MVDKEVKEEHKPIIEWKKQKGGFRASMFIFVLSALDNMGFVTNMVSLVLYFYGVMHFDLSSSANTLTNFMGSTFLLSLVGAFISDTYLNRLTTCLLFGSLEVIALVMITIQAALDKLHPEACGKSSCVKGGIAVMFYTSLCLYALGMGGVRGSMTAFGADQFDEKEPNEAKALATFFNWLLLSSTLGSVIGVTGVVWVSTQKAWHWGFLIITVCSSIGFVTLALGKSFYRIRVPGESPILRIVQVIVVAFKNRKLPLPETNEQLYEVYKDATTLEKIAHTNQMRFLDKAAILQENTEPQKPWKVCTVTQVEEVKILTRMLPILASTIVMNTCLAQLQTFSVQQGNSMNLKLGSFTVPASSIPVIPLIFLCTLIPIYELFFVPFARKITHHPSGVTQLQRVGVGLVLSSISMTIAGIIEVKRRNQGLKDPSKPISLFWLSFQYAIFGIADMFTLVGLLEFFYREAPSTMKSLSTSFTFLSMSLGYFLSTVFVNVINAVTKRITPSKQGWLHGFDLNQNNLNLFYWFLAILSCLNFFNFVYWASWYKYKSEDSNNSSMVITKELLGETPLLMVGERKHDDEDKEEDEDKKYDHKVKAKESSQTSEANTEGPSSSDETDDGQKKERNSREWKHR from the exons ATG GTAGACAAAGAAGTGAAAGAAGAACACAAACCAATCATTGAATGGAAGAAACAAAAGGGTGGATTTAGAGCTTCCAtgttcatctttg TTTTGTCAGCATTGGATAACATGGGTTTTGTGACAAACATGGTGAGCTTAGTTCTATACTTTTATGGTGTGATGCACTTTGATCTTTCAAGCTCTGCAAATACTCTGACAAATTTCATGGGCTCAACTTTCTTGCTCTCCCTTGTTGGTGCTTTCATCTCAGATACTTACCTCAACAGATTAACCACATGTTTGCTTTTTGGATCACTAGAAGTTATT GCTTTGGTAATGATCACAATTCAAGCTGCATTAGACAAACTACACCCTGAAGCATGTGGTAAATCAAGCTGTGTAAAAGGAGGTATAGCTGTGATGTTTTACACATCATTGTGTTTATATGCTTTGGGTATGGGTGGAGTAAGAGGTTCAATGACAGCATTTGGTGCTGATCAATTTGATGAAAAGGAACCAAATGAAGCAAAAGCACTTGCAACTTTTTTTAATTGGCTTTTACTTAGTTCAACTTTAGGTTCAGTTATTGGTGTTACTGGTGTTGTTTGGGTTAGCACACAAAAAGCTTGGCATTGGGGATTTTTAATCATCACAGTTTGTTCTTCAATTGGTTTTGTAACACTTGCTCTTGGTAAATCATTCTACCGTATCAGAGTTCCCGGTGAAAGCCCTATTTTAAGGATTGTCCAG GTTATTGTTGTGGCTTTTAAGAACAGAAAACTACCACTACCAGAGACTAATGAACAACTTTATGAAGTGTATAAAGATGCTACTACTTTAGAGAAGATTGCACATACAAATCAAATGAG GTTTCTAGATAAAGCAGCAATTCTTCAAGAAAACACTGAACCTCAAAAACCATGGAAGGTTTGCACAGTTACACAAGTTGAAGAAGTAAAAATCCTAACAAGAATGTTACCTATCTTAGCCAGTACAATTGTAATGAACACATGTTTAGCACAACTTCAAACATTCTCAGTTCAACAAGGGAACTCAATGAACCTTAAACTTGGTTCCTTCACAGTACCTGCATCATCCATTCCTGTTATCCCTCTTATTTTCTTATGCACATTGATACCAATTTATGAACTTTTCTTTGTACCATTTGCAAGAAAAATCACTCATCACCCTTCAGGTGTTACACAGCTTCAAAGGGTCGGTGTTGGATTAGTACTCTCTTCGATTTCAATGACTATAGCTGGTATCATTGAAGTTAAAAGAAGAAACCAAGGATTAAAAGACCCTTCAAAACCAATAAGCCTATTTTGGTTATCTTTTCAATATGCTATATTTGGTATTGCAGACATGTTCACTCTTGTTGGACTATTAGAATTCTTCTACAGAGAAGCACCTTCAACCATGAAATCACTTTCAACTTCATTCACATTTTTATCTATGTCACTTGGTTACTTCTTAAGTACAGTTTTTGTTAATGTTATTAATGCTGTTACTAAAAGGATTACACCAAGTAAACAAGGTTGGTTACATGGTTTTGATTTAAATCAAAACAATCTAAACTTGTTTTATTGGTTCTTAGCTATCTTAAGCTGTCTTAATTTCTTTAACTTTGTTTATTGGGCCTCTTGGTACAAGTACAAATCAGAAGATAGTAACAACAGTTCAATGGTAATCACAAAGGAATTATTAGGTGAAACACCTCTATTAATGGTTGGTGAAAGAAAACATGATGATGAagataaagaagaagatgaagacaaGAAATATGATCATAAAGTTAAGGCCAAAGAAAGTAGCCAAACTAGTGAAGCCAATACTGAGGGACCCTCTTCTTCTGATGAAACAGATGATggacaaaagaaagaaagaaacagtAGAGAATGGAAGCATagataa
- the LOC123902202 gene encoding rhicadhesin receptor-like, with amino-acid sequence MKLENSIFLVTLAILLATSFSSDPDSLQDLCVADLSSGVTVNGFTCKAASKVNATDFSSNILAKPGSTNNTFGSVVTGANVQKVPGLNTLGVSLSRIDYAPGGLNPPHTHPRATEVVFVLEGQLDVGFITTANVLISKTINKGEIFVFPKGLVHFQKNNANVPAAVLSAFNSQLPGTQSIATTLFAATPSVPDNVLTKTFQVGTKEVEKIKSRLAPKK; translated from the exons ATGAAGCTTGAAAATTCCATCTTTCTTGTGACTTTGGCTATACTCTTAGCCACCAGTTTCTCATCAGATCCTGACTCTCTTCAAGACCTCTGTGTTGCTGACCTTTCCTCAG GCGTGACAGTGAACGGGTTCACTTGCAAAGCGGCATCCAAGGTAAATGCCACTGATTTCTCCTCCAACATACTAGCCAAACCAGGATCCACCAACAACACATTTGGCTCAGTGGTCACTGGAGCCAACGTTCAGAAAGTCCCAGGACTCAACACTCTCGGCGTGTCTCTGTCAAGGATTGACTATGCCCCAGGTGGCCTCAACCCACCTCACACTCACCCACGCGCCACAGAGGTGGTGTTTGTGCTTGAAGGACAACTAGATGTTGGGTTCATAACTACGGCCAATGTGCTCATATCAAAGACCATTAACAAGGGTGAGATATTTGTGTTCCCAAAAGGCTTAGTCCACTTTCAAAAGAACAATGCCAATGTACCTGCTGCTGTTCTTTCAGCCTTCAACAGCCAACTTCCTGGAACACAGTCCATTGCTACCACCTTGTTTGCGGCCACACCTTCTGTTCCGGACAATGTGTTGACCAAGACATTCCAAGTAGGTACCAAAGAGGTTGAGAAAATCAAGTCCAGGCTTGCACCCAAAAAGTAA